The nucleotide sequence TCGTTCAGCGCGCGGGCGATCTCGACGAGCTGCTGCTGCCCGAGTCGGAGGTCTCCGGCGAGCGTGTCGGGATCGATCTCCTCCTCCAGCCGTGCCAGCACCTCGGCGGCCACGGACTGCTGCCTCCCGTAGTCCACGGCGAGTCCCGCCGCGCGGCGCTCCTCGCGGCCGAGGAAGATGTTGTCCGAGATGGACAGGTTCGGGCAGAGGTTGAGCTCCTGGTGGATGATCGCGACGCCGTTGTCGAGCGCCTCGGTCGGGCTCGAGAACGTCACCGGCTCGCCGTCGAGGAGGATGGTGCCGGAGCTCGGCCGCTCGACGCCGGCCAGGATCTTCATCAGTGTGGACTTGCCCGCGCCGTTCTCGCCGATCAGTGCGGTCACCTCGCCGGCCCGGACCTCGAAGTCGACGCCGCGCAGCGCGTGCGTGCCGCCGTAGGCCTTGGTGACGGCCTCCGCCCGGAGCAGGACGGTCTCCTGTGCGGCGTGGGTCATGATCCGGTCTCGATCTGCACGGGCACGATGGTCGCGTGCGTGACCTCGCCGCCCGTCTTCGACGACCAGGTCAGGGCCCCGGTGACCGTGACCTGCTGGCCGAGCATCTGGGTGAGGTCGAGGTCCGCGAAGACGGTCTCCGCCGCACGCTTGTTCAGCTCGATGGCCACGTTCTGGTACTCGGTCTGGTTGGTGAAGGACCCGAAGCCGAGATCGGTGCCGGCGTCGCGGATCGCGGTGGAGGAGCCGAGCGGCGGAATGGCGATGCCTGCGGTGATGCCCTCGGGCAGCCCGTCGACCTCGAGGCCGACCTCACCGAACGACCCCTCGGCGAGGGTGCCGGTCGCGGTCACTGAGAAACTGAACGGCTTGTCGGCGTCCTCCCGACGACCGAACTCCTCGCCCGTCGCCTCGGGGTCGTCGACCATGCCGTTCGCGATGTCGGCGAGGGGCTGCGCGGCGTCCTGGATCGTGGGCACGACGACGGACTCGTAGTTCAGGTCGGCGTACTCGACCGCCGTGTCGGCCGCCTGCGCCTGGCTGCCGGCCTTCACGAACGTCGTGTTGACGAACATGAGGACCAGCAGCACGACGATCAGCACGGGCCAGACGACGATGCCTCGTCTCCACAGTGGTCTGGCGACTCTGCCTGCCATCTGTCTTCTCCTAGGGGTTCGGTTCGGGTGGAGCGGGTCAGCCCGCGGGTGTGGTGTGGCGGGCACGGCTGACCGCCGAGCGCCAGGCGGCCCGGTCGGCTGCTGCGCCGCCGGGGTTCTGGGACGGGACGACGCGTCGCGCCTCGTGGGCCTCCCAGGCCACCTCCGGGTCGATGGAACGGGCGGCGAGCAGCGCGGCGCCGAGCGCGGAGGCCTCCGCGACGCCGGACACCTGCACGTCCCGGCCGAGCAGGTCAGCCTGCCGCTGCATGAGGAGCGCCGAGGCCGTCGCGCCGCCGTCGGCGTGCAGCGTCTCGATGTCGGCGGCGCCGTCGGCGGTCATCGCCTCGACGACGTCGGCGACCTGGTGCGCGACGGCCTCGAACGCGGAGCGGGCGAGCTGGGCGCGTGTGGTGCCTGCCGTCATGCCGCACCAGACGGAGACCGCGCCGCGGTCAAAGTAGGGGGCGCCGAGGCCGGAGAAGGCCGGCACGAGGGAGACTCCCCCGGCATCCTCTGCGAGGCCGGCGAGTTCGCCGAGTGCGGGCACGTCGCCGTCGGTGAGCATCCGGGCCGCCCAGGCCAGCGCAGCCCCCGTGGCGACGACGTTCCCCTCCCGCGCGTAGACCGGGGTGTCGGTCTCCCAGGCGCAGGTGGCGGCCACGCCGCCGGCGAGGGCCACGGGGCCGGCAGCCGGGAGCGCGGCGGGCAGCATGACCGATGACCCGGTGCCGTAGGTGGCCTTCGCTTGTCCGGCGCGTCCCTGGCCGTGGAAGTACAGGGCGGAGTGCGAGTCGGCCAGGACCGTGGCGACCGGCACCCCGCCGGGAATCGGGAGCCCGTCGCGGACGCGGCCGAAACTGTGATCGGACCCGACGATGGTCGCGAGTGCGGTGGCCGGCACGCCGAATCCCTCGAGCAGCGCTGGCGCCCAGGTGCGCGTGCGGAGGTCCATCAGCATGGTGCGCGACGCGTTGCCCGACTCGGTGAGGAACTCGCCGGTCAGCCGGTGGACGAGCCAGGTGTCGACGGTGCCGACGCGCAGGTCGTCTGGGCGGTGCCCGTCGGCGACGGCGCGGTCGAGGAGCCAGCGCATCTTCGGCGCGGAGAACATGGCGTCGAGCGAGAGGCCTGTGGTTGCGAGCACCACCGCGTCGAGCCCGTCGGCGGCCAGCCGGGAACACTCGTCGGCGGTGCGGGCGTCCTGCCAGCCGAGGACCGGGCCGCAGGCCTCGCCCGTGGCGGCGTCCCAGCAGACGACGGACTCACGCTGGTTCGAGATCGACACCGCGGCGACGCGTCCGGGGTCGACCGTCGCGAGGGCCTGCTCCGCGGCGCTCATGGTGGCGTCGAACAGCTGGTCCGCGTCCTGCTCGACCCACCCCGGGCGGGGATACGAGATCGCTACGCCCGCGCTCCCCCGCCCGACGACCGCGCCCGTGGCGGCATCGACGAGCAGCGCCTTGCTGTTCGTCGTGCCCTGGTCGAGCGCGAGGATCAGACCGATGGCCTGAGGGGGATGAGTCATGGCGTCCTGCATATCTATTCATCAGTGAATCAACACGCACGAGACTATGCGGCGGGGTTGAACCGTGTCAATAGTTCGCAGATAACGAAATAGTCTCGCCCAGCCCGATCCCCCGCCCCGTCGCCCCGTCGCCAACGAAGAACACGGACGCCAACGACATTCGCGCGAATATCGTTGGCGTCCGTGCATACCGTTGGCGTCGGCGGGAAGGGTCGGGCGCGACGGCCTGGATGTGGTCGGCGCGGCGGCAGGTATTGGCCCGGTGCGTCAGTCGGGGAGGGCCGTTCCGGGGGCCGGGTAGGAGGCCTGGGCGCCCTCGAACTGGACCGTGTACGCCGCGAAACGCGCTGCGAAGGCCGCGGCAACCTCGAGGGAATCCCCGTCGGCGACCCGCGCGGCGAGCGCGCCGCAGAAGGCGTCGCCGGCCCCGACGGTGTCAACGGGGCGTACCCGGGGCGACGGAACCGACACCGTGCCGCCCGACGAGGCGACCAGCGCCCCGGCCGCCCCCAGTGTCATGACCACCGACGCGACCCCGGCCGCCCGCAGCCCGGCGACGACGTCGGCCGGCTCGGTGACATCGGGTCCGCCGAGCTGCTTAAGCGCCGCCGCCCCCTCGTGCTCGTTGACGACGAGCGGGTCGGCGGCCAGCAGCAACTGCGGGGCGACGTCGATGACCGGCGCGAGGTTCACTATCAGGCGCCTCGGCCGACAGCCGACGACCTCGAGATCGCTGGTGGCCGGGATCTCGCCCTGCAGCACGACGACGTCGGCCGCCCCGATGACGGGCTCCCATCCCCTGACCAACTCGGGCGTGACGGCCGCGTTGGCCCCCGGCACCACGACGACGGTGTTCTCGCCCTCCGCGTCCACGCTCACGACGGCCAGACCCGTCGCCCCTGACAGGCGGCGGACGTGGGTCAGGTCGACGCCGGCCTCGGCCAGTAGGGTCGTCGCGACGGGGGCGGACGAGTCGTCGCCGACGGCGCCGCACATGGTCACGTCTGCGCCGGCGAGTGCGGCCGCGCAGGCCTGGTTGGCGCCCTTGCCTCCCGGCGAGAACGTGCCGCCGGACGCGATGAGGGTCTCCCCCGGCAGGATGTGGCGGCGGAGCAGGAGATGAAGGTCGACATTCAGCGAGCCGACGACGACGACACGGGCCACGGGATCCTCCGGGGTGGTGAAGCGGGCTGGGTCCGGGACGTCAGTCCTCGAACACCACGCCCTTGGTGACGAGGAAGCAGCCGTAGGGGCGGTCCTCGCTGGTCGCGACGACGGCGAAGGCGCGCCGCGCGCGGGCGTAGAAGTCCATCCGCTCGACCCCCTCGGCCCGGATGCTCCGTCCCTCGGCCTGCTCGGCGGCCGCGATGAACTCCACCTGCACCGGCAGCTCGCCGTCGGGATCGTCGACGGGGAGCATCCGCGCGAGGGGCGTCTCGATGAACGTGTCGACGGGCAGGAGGGCAAACAGCGCGGCCGCGAGGCGGGTGGTGTCGACGCCCGGCATGGCGACGACCTCCAGCCCGGTCGAGTGGGCCGGATAGTTCCGGTCGACGACGGCGAGGGTGTCGCCGTGCCCCATCCGCGCCAACACGGACAGCAACTCGGGCGTGACGATCGGATCGATCCCCTTCAGCATTGAGAGGTCCCTTCCAGGGTGGTGGGCGACGGTGCCCGCGACAGGTCCGGTCAGCCTATCGCTTCTGACGAGGGGCAGCGCAAGGGTCGCAGCGCACGAGCGGGCGGCCGGTGAGGGCCGCCCGCTCGTCGATGCGCAGGAGATGGTGTGGGCTCAGGCCTGCTCTGGCACCCACACCCGCATCGTCACGGGGCCCCGGTTCGCCCACGAGTGGTACGGCACCAGGGTGATGTCGAACTCCGCGTCGCCCTCGGCGACGGCGGCGTCCGGGCCGTACGGCCAGGGGGCTGCGGCGTGTCGGACGCGACGCCCGCGGATGGCGGCGCCGCGGCCGGAGGCCGTCGGCTCGGCCCCGCGGAGCACCTCGATCTCGGCGACGTCGAGGCCGCCCGGCAGGTCGACTGACTCGACGCACAGCACGAACGGGCCGCGCTCGACGGCGACCGTGCCGCGGACGGCATCGATGCGGGAGTCGGGGCGGACGAGCCGCGGGGCGAGCGGCAGGTCGAGCTCGATGACGTCGTCGGTGGTCAGGCCCTCGATGCGGCAGGTGCCGGGCTCGACGGTTTCGCCGCCGAGGGTGGCGCCCGCGGCCCAGCCGGGGATGCGCAGCTCGAGGTCGAACGGGGCCTCGGCCTCGTCGACGGTGACGACGACGCGGCCGTCGTAGGGGTAGCCGGTGGCCATGGTGAGGCGGACCGGGCTGCCGGCGACCTCGGCCTCGATGCTCGCCGGGGCGTACTGCACGATCTGGACGGCGTCGTCGCTGGCCGTGGCGACCAGGGTCGACAGGCTGGCGAACGTGCGGGCCACGTTGGTCGGGCAGCAGGACACCTCGAACCACGGGGCGCGCAGCGACGCGTTGGCGCGCGGCAGCGCCTCGTCGGGGTCGGCGGGCATGGCCGGGGTGCGGCGGTGCAGCGTGTTGGCGTAGAAGAACCCGTCGCCCGCCTCGGACGGAGACGCCGCGACGATGTTGTACAGCGCGCGCTCGATGACGTCTCCGTAGCGCAGGTCGCCGGTGGCCAGCAGCAGCCGCCACGCGACCATGACCGACCCGATGCCCGCGCAGGTCTCGCAGTAGGAGCGGTCCGGGGGGAGCTCGAAGTC is from Tessaracoccus palaemonis and encodes:
- a CDS encoding DUF2291 family protein encodes the protein MAGRVARPLWRRGIVVWPVLIVVLLVLMFVNTTFVKAGSQAQAADTAVEYADLNYESVVVPTIQDAAQPLADIANGMVDDPEATGEEFGRREDADKPFSFSVTATGTLAEGSFGEVGLEVDGLPEGITAGIAIPPLGSSTAIRDAGTDLGFGSFTNQTEYQNVAIELNKRAAETVFADLDLTQMLGQQVTVTGALTWSSKTGGEVTHATIVPVQIETGS
- a CDS encoding FGGY family carbohydrate kinase is translated as MTHPPQAIGLILALDQGTTNSKALLVDAATGAVVGRGSAGVAISYPRPGWVEQDADQLFDATMSAAEQALATVDPGRVAAVSISNQRESVVCWDAATGEACGPVLGWQDARTADECSRLAADGLDAVVLATTGLSLDAMFSAPKMRWLLDRAVADGHRPDDLRVGTVDTWLVHRLTGEFLTESGNASRTMLMDLRTRTWAPALLEGFGVPATALATIVGSDHSFGRVRDGLPIPGGVPVATVLADSHSALYFHGQGRAGQAKATYGTGSSVMLPAALPAAGPVALAGGVAATCAWETDTPVYAREGNVVATGAALAWAARMLTDGDVPALGELAGLAEDAGGVSLVPAFSGLGAPYFDRGAVSVWCGMTAGTTRAQLARSAFEAVAHQVADVVEAMTADGAADIETLHADGGATASALLMQRQADLLGRDVQVSGVAEASALGAALLAARSIDPEVAWEAHEARRVVPSQNPGGAAADRAAWRSAVSRARHTTPAG
- a CDS encoding ribokinase; translated protein: MARVVVVGSLNVDLHLLLRRHILPGETLIASGGTFSPGGKGANQACAAALAGADVTMCGAVGDDSSAPVATTLLAEAGVDLTHVRRLSGATGLAVVSVDAEGENTVVVVPGANAAVTPELVRGWEPVIGAADVVVLQGEIPATSDLEVVGCRPRRLIVNLAPVIDVAPQLLLAADPLVVNEHEGAAALKQLGGPDVTEPADVVAGLRAAGVASVVMTLGAAGALVASSGGTVSVPSPRVRPVDTVGAGDAFCGALAARVADGDSLEVAAAFAARFAAYTVQFEGAQASYPAPGTALPD
- a CDS encoding RbsD/FucU family protein, yielding MLKGIDPIVTPELLSVLARMGHGDTLAVVDRNYPAHSTGLEVVAMPGVDTTRLAAALFALLPVDTFIETPLARMLPVDDPDGELPVQVEFIAAAEQAEGRSIRAEGVERMDFYARARRAFAVVATSEDRPYGCFLVTKGVVFED
- a CDS encoding glycoside hydrolase family 127 protein, with the translated sequence MVSASFLPVAPGGGRLQPVGIDQIRILGGFWGDRQQLNADKLIPHSLRWETKVGWIENFVRAAEGTIGGRHQGREFADSDVYKLIEAMAWEVGRTGDEDLDAEIERLGALIEAVQGDDGYLNTRFGNPGQEPRYSAFAWGHELYCYGHLIQAAVARIRTGHEGAIVRVAIKAADHVCREFGKGAREDVCGHPEIEVALAELSRATGDARYLEQARIFLDRRGHGILPDIEFGRSYYQDDEPFRESTVLRGHSVRALYLCAAAVDIAVEKGDAELLEIARLQFDATIARRTYITGGMGSHHQDEAFGVDFELPPDRSYCETCAGIGSVMVAWRLLLATGDLRYGDVIERALYNIVAASPSEAGDGFFYANTLHRRTPAMPADPDEALPRANASLRAPWFEVSCCPTNVARTFASLSTLVATASDDAVQIVQYAPASIEAEVAGSPVRLTMATGYPYDGRVVVTVDEAEAPFDLELRIPGWAAGATLGGETVEPGTCRIEGLTTDDVIELDLPLAPRLVRPDSRIDAVRGTVAVERGPFVLCVESVDLPGGLDVAEIEVLRGAEPTASGRGAAIRGRRVRHAAAPWPYGPDAAVAEGDAEFDITLVPYHSWANRGPVTMRVWVPEQA